GTGCCCCTTCTGCTGTCGGTTTCGGGCTTCCTGCTGGTCCAGCGCGTCCAGCAGGTTGCGATACTGCTCCAGGTCTTCCTCAGAGGGTGGTTCCGGGGCTGGCTGCTGCTCTTCGTCCTCCTGCTTTTCCGGTGAAGGCTCTGGAGGGGGCGGTTTGTAGCCCTGGCGTTTAAGGACCAGTTCATAGTTGGATTTGGCGTCCTGGTCGTCTGGGTCCAGCAGCATGGCCGATCTGTATTCCTTTAGGGCTTCATCCAGTTTCTTGCCCCGGTAGAGGGCGTTGCCACGGTCATAGTGAAATTGCGCCACCTTGTCCTGTTCTTTCAGCGCATCCTCCTGGCTGTTAATGCTCTCGTTATATTTGCCGTTGCGGAATTGCGCCTTGCCAAGGCTGTTTTCCGGGATGGGGTCACTGTCCTTGGGATCGCGCAAGCCTGACCAGGTTTTCTCCGCCTTCCTGTAATTTCCCCTGTTGTAAGAAGCTGAAGCCAGGGCGTGGCGGATCACTCCGGGGCGGAACAGCAGTTCGAAAAGCAGGAACGCCAGGATCAGCAAGCTTAGTGCCAAAATCAGCTTCGCGGGAAGGCCGAGATGCGGCAGCTTCATTTTCGTTTCCTCGTTCTGCGTTGAGGCAGGATGAAGCTTTCAGCCAGCAGCAGGCATAGTGCTGCCGCCGCTGGAAGGGAATACTGGTCCTTGAGCGTGGTCAGGTGGCGGCTGCGGTCCCAACCCTTTTCAGCACTGTAAACGTCTTGAAGGATGCTGTCAATCTCACCCTGCCCCGGAGTTGCGGAAAAGTATTTCCCCTTGCCTGTGGCCGCGATTTCGCGCAGCCTGCGGGCATCGAGCTTGGATAGTATCTGCTCGCCGGAGAAGGGGTTGCGCACCAGCGATCCTTCTACTTTTCCCACGCCCATGGTATAGATCTTCACTCCCAGAGAGCTCAGACGCTGAGCCTGTGTGAGGGTGTTGTTACCCAAATCCTCACCGTCGGTTATCAACAGCAGCACGTTGCTGCCGCCCGCGCCCAGAAAGCCTTTTTCCGCCAGGGCCAGCGCCCCGCCTATATCCGTTCCCGGGCGCGCTGCCGAGTTGGTGTTCAATCTACCAAGCATCAAAAGGGCGCTTTCATAATCGTCCGTGAGGGGGCATTCCATAGTGGCGACCCCGGCAAAGGAAATCAAACCCACCCTGTCTCCTTTGAGTCTGTCAATCAAAGCGCTGATCTGCAGTTTGGCCCTCTCCAGTCTTGAGGGTGTGATGTCTGTGGCATCCATGCTTCTGGAAATATCCAGGCAGACCATGATATCCAGCCCGCTGGTGTCGTAATCTCTTGTTTCGTAATCCCATTGCGGGCGCAGCAGCGCGAATATAATGAAGACCAGAGCCAGAGTCGTCAGCGCGGCTTTTAATGCCTGAAAGAAAGGTGAATGGTGCTTCTGATATTCAGAATAGAACTGCGCTTCAGCGAAGCGGGAAAAACGCTTGCGCCTCCTCCGCTCCAATACCGTGACCAACAGGACTAGGGGTATCAATACCAGCAGCAACCAGAGATTTTGGGGATAAAATACGTTCATCTTTTCATTCCGGCAATACTGGCATAACCAAAAGGCGCAGAATTAGTTCCAGCAGCAGCAGAGCGAACGCCGTCCACAACAGGGGCATGAACTGCTCTGTCCATATGTAGCGCACCTTCGTTTTGTATTCTGTGGTTTCCAGAGTATCGATATTGTCCATGATCTGTTGCAACTGGTCGCTATCGCTGGCCTGGGCTGCTTTTCCGGTGCCTGTGATCTGTGCCACGCGGTTCAGCGTTTCCATGTCCAGTTCCACAAAAGTTTTGCTGTAAAAGGTTCCAAAGCGTGGATCAGTGATGGGAAAATCCACAAATCCGTTGGTGCCGACGCCGATGGGATACACCTTGATTTTGAAAGA
This genomic stretch from Candidatus Cloacimonadota bacterium harbors:
- a CDS encoding tetratricopeptide repeat protein, with the protein product MKLPHLGLPAKLILALSLLILAFLLFELLFRPGVIRHALASASYNRGNYRKAEKTWSGLRDPKDSDPIPENSLGKAQFRNGKYNESINSQEDALKEQDKVAQFHYDRGNALYRGKKLDEALKEYRSAMLLDPDDQDAKSNYELVLKRQGYKPPPPEPSPEKQEDEEQQPAPEPPSEEDLEQYRNLLDALDQQEARNRQQKGHPSPKGSDKWW
- a CDS encoding VWA domain-containing protein, with translation MNVFYPQNLWLLLVLIPLVLLVTVLERRRRKRFSRFAEAQFYSEYQKHHSPFFQALKAALTTLALVFIIFALLRPQWDYETRDYDTSGLDIMVCLDISRSMDATDITPSRLERAKLQISALIDRLKGDRVGLISFAGVATMECPLTDDYESALLMLGRLNTNSAARPGTDIGGALALAEKGFLGAGGSNVLLLITDGEDLGNNTLTQAQRLSSLGVKIYTMGVGKVEGSLVRNPFSGEQILSKLDARRLREIAATGKGKYFSATPGQGEIDSILQDVYSAEKGWDRSRHLTTLKDQYSLPAAAALCLLLAESFILPQRRTRKRK